From one Dermacentor andersoni chromosome 1, qqDerAnde1_hic_scaffold, whole genome shotgun sequence genomic stretch:
- the Adk2 gene encoding uncharacterized protein Adk2, translating into MSSKLRKGMLFGMGNPLLDISASVDVEFLQKYSLKTNNAILADESHASLYTELVEKFDCSYTAGGATQNTLRVFQWVVQIPEVATFMGCIGRDKFGGILEQKAREAGVNVRYQYSDKEPTGTCAVLLTDHGKSRSLCANLAAAQLYSVDHLLKPENKALMEEASHYYISGFFLNVSLDSILTVAKHASSKKKVFCMNLSAPFLCRTFKDNMMAAFPYVDIIFGNETEAREFADVHNMKTKDITEIAKLISKFPKENKEFERMVVITQGADDVIVAQGHTTQNFPVPKLEPDVIVDTNGAGDSFVGGFLAMYLLGKPIETCIRCGITVSVEVIKNSGCTLPDRESIRVV; encoded by the exons ATGAGTTCCAAACTGAG GAAAGGAATGCTCTTCGGCATGGGCAATCCACTTCTTGACATATCTGCATCTGTGGACGTCGAATTCTTACAGAA ATATTCACTGAAAACTAACAATGCTATTCTTGCTGATGAGAGCCATGCTTCACT GTACACAGAACTTGTGGAAAAATTTGACTGTAGCTACACAGCTGGAGGTGCCACACAAAATACTCTGCGTGTCTTTCAG TGGGTCGTACAGATTCCAGAAGTTGCCACATTCATGGGCTGCATTGGTAGGGACAAATTTGGTGGCATTCTTGAACAGAAAGCCAGAGAAGCTGGTGTCAACGTCAGGTATCAGTACTCTGACAAGGAACCTACAGGCACATGCGCTGTTCTGCTGACTGATCATGGAAAGAGTCG ctcTTTGTGTGCCAATTTGGCTGCAGCACAGCTTTATTCAGTGGATCATCTCCTGAAGCCTGAAAATAAGGCATTGATGGAAGAAGCCAGTCATTATTATATATCG GGGTTCTTTTTGAATGTCAGCCTGGATAGTATATTGACTGTGGCCAAACATGCTTCCAGCAAGAAGAAAGTTTTTTGCATGAACCTCAGTGCACCATTCTTATGCCGTACATTCAAGGACAACATGATGGCTGCTTTCCCATATGTTGATATTATCTTTGGAAATGAGACG GAAGCAAGAGAGTTTGCTGATGTTCACAATATGAAG ACCAAAGATATTACTGAGATTGCCAAACTGATAAGCAAGTTTCCCAAGGAGAACAAAGAGTTTGAAAGAATGGTGGTTATTACCCAAGGTGCCGATGATGTCATTGTAGCTCAAG GTCATACCACTCAGAACTTTCCCGTTCCCAAGCTTGAGCCAGATGTGATCGTTGACACCAATGGTGCTGGAGATTCCTTTGTTGGAG GTTTTCTGGCCATGTACCTCCTGGGGAAACCTATCGAAACCTGCATTCGTTGTGGCATCACTGTGTCTGTGGAAGTCATCAAAAATTCTGGCTGCACTCTACCAGATAGAGAAAGCATTCGTGTGGTTTAA